A window of the Hypomesus transpacificus isolate Combined female chromosome 8, fHypTra1, whole genome shotgun sequence genome harbors these coding sequences:
- the rttn gene encoding rotatin isoform X2, whose translation MEIRSLIRKIGHSLLEIRVRALKSIICKLDHCLLSISDVVQERMLFVLLLEWFNFPEVPMQEEVLQLLRTLSKHETGAQMLRDVGAVEFFTQLSPNVEPELRTVVDGIVDQLFHLPELFTAGPTVYSQEQAVMTSTFPVEQSAPTVGYFQSGKPNQADIPQSKAVSNTVRCLKFSTFPWLTLTTTDRHILSSNESSLRSNNHNLVRSTCELLRDVIMQDFPAEIFLQRPSIVQNLLSLLRLGPGEGEAGYLRLQAVSCLQQLSGALRTRLRFHQDPSFYSAKQDPVSQNSSLSYSQDVRGTQVQRSLASSPGAECSPRPSVVGRTGQRASGDGQDGDAASSSGSSRGAGGGSQALRQTPHSPADAAQLELPDLGAEDVLELQLQQLSLPQFAVTTMEHAIPLLRTDGVRVFQRVLELLCETLVLLGDSVLLGDSVLLGDSVCELVWEDHTLLGRELKEKLQSSVAEMGEILRYHQSCPADSPPGCLLHHRMAYVGTAVFTIRLLQTVLPLEKASENLPESTVAVLLPLSLDRPFSLVFPSMHEAAVAYLEQVNSDGHALYRRVTRAALWMESTCAFLKDTQAEGEKNCPELLELADQAVDGLPFHQHLPIIKECINICSNLWKIEQASPFLKTHSQKVFLKLLSHPLLPVKTETYSCTLSVVKDCLGVQNKAKPGSSVCTGVCFLLHARVLYEISAFGLQDPAEKVNAAAKDILLFLLKGRLMMTASTWDRFNEALYPVIPILQSYADTEDALGNYVLLISEVSKLGRDDMVPNTARLRAALRLLFTKQQTVRVKAVEHLVSYLASDQALALSSLPSIFCLSRTLDITLDSSDRSFLKVESVEKLFAILTSDTVASSLRRSAAEQLAVVLQDTAMHPVLKSLGVADTVTAFITESVSGDVKSLGSLLEPCVCILRKLVFADPSLRHRLAEHNGLLLALLRATLLIKENGGDVRELATLMCLLLFDEIATVDTWCDKAGTSSLSPFSLPVSVLRRYNLPFKSASHHAVSPHCSVLPPSADLLSLPPARHALQLAWNSAWHSGIDALLEERSSAADFHSDLILSEAQVLLLRATHLPSGLRDCIQAIVMAAGHRSVTSAVSRLLLYRLTDRLALTQAHTGFRNTLRSVTWQPAIARFLQVRPACMEDERLLVDIVAFLNGHFDQPCPESERDDQDLRWIMELLLNQETHSLLAPLLGTQPHTQPHTQPHTQPHMQAQTQAQTQGEPEELRNLLHQRLQRELTSFFNTLLRRLQRTTDRLCLTMAGPFESQLALRLLQSLRLSDAPRFYGLPSLERTLLGMVHLTARPGWSSQCQSLEPHALRLKYLSGLLEVISSFYVEWGGNSMSFMGKGVTKNAIICLLHLSHEMIAEGKDKDKDKDFISQWSLGHDTGSEEPSGSQLGLAWLIPLWVDRDPEVRFASLGVGSSLSCLPSGCHALCASCHNISGGLWGTLLNILLDRQESSMVRREAAFILQNLLVMPMPANADEAKDSPWQNPCVHDEASGVSLVGLPALQALLYHCQFFQHISLMASTCYRGRYTFPLQPSPPAPAPSPEDGREAEDSLNLWRSYAPAAHNQSRASGSMSTSSTLLLPGGSRPLSPAGSSPSGTAQDTPASRLMAQGQSDTDTSNSVVSQDSRLGDPSAEACAIVTPDLLSALCSLLHNLLAVLPDFTLGALQHSQLLQSLASLVDWRAIERCVSELRTSPTLPGVREGIRSQVLTLLQYLSSYCKLLQACVVISKELIGQADFLKPLLTNVFAVLTLDNKDLDVPVQAAVCVCWTDLLTLLATLVRRDGFKAHPSVCAVLGPGWQAFSDTLSVCVDHSELPLHAAALDFLCVLLSEEANRRSLKVATPHPVTPLSEALSGAPGGQMCELLLQSFEKRSFQDPVKKMTGRALAALLACSPTAQDHAAKAGLMDTCVEQLNQSQAQLQLESVRPGRAAPRRKEESYMREVKMAAEILRNCLYHNDECKAVATDARLAAVLQALWPWLLGDDAVMEAALELLCVYTASCPAACSALCSTGGVGVAPGPRGAGSLMHLVMRLASGLASDLSLVQRLAFSLLANLAVSRECRGILHKSHFLQGFLAVPVPKAGGGKAGGLLGLWLRLLVCLTQGEDGQLNVLRLNGALELLVDVAGQHRHGNRPLAADAVLILHNVCFSSANKPRLLANDKAMKVLVSCLDSKDTDIQSMGASALWALLHNNQKAKTTLKCPSVRFLVDEAYAATKKDAEKKQDSMNAYLLKCLESLSQLLNT comes from the exons ATGGAAATACGCTCTCTCATTAGGAAAATTG GTCATTCTTTGTTGGAGATCAGAGTTCGTGCTCTGAAGAGCATCATATGTAAACTGGACCATTGCCTATTGTCCATTTCTGATGTGGTACAAGAGAGAATGCTATTCGTCCTTCTTCTGGAATGGTTTAACTTTCCTGAGGTGCCAATGCAAGAGGAGGTCCTTCAACTGCTGAGAACACTATCTAAG CACGAGACGGGAGCCCAGATGCTGAGAGATGTTGGGGCAGTGGAGTTTTTCACACAACTCTCCCCCAACGTGGAGCCTGAGTTAAGGACTGTTGTTGATGGCATCGTCGACCAGCTGTTTCATCTGCCTGAACTGTTCACTGCTGGTCCGACTGTCTACTCCCAAGAACAGGCTGTAATGACATCTACAT TCCCCGTAGAGCAGAGTGCTCCTACAGTTGGTTACTTCCAGAGCGGCAAGCCAAACCAGGCAGACATTCCACAGAGCAAAGCAG TGAGTAACACTGTGAGATGCTTAAAGTTTTCTACATTCCCATGGCTGACGTTGACCACTACAGACCGACACATACTGTCATCTAATGAGAG CTCTTTGAGGAGTAACAACCACAACCTGGTCCGTAGCACATGCGAACTGCTGCGTGATGTCATCATGCAGGACTTCCCAGCTGAGATCTTCCTCCAGAGACCCAGCATAGTCCAG AACCTTCTGTCCCTCCTAAGGCTCGgtccaggtgagggggaggcagggtacTTACGCCTGCAGGCGGTGTCCTGCCTCCAACAGCTCAGTGGGGCTCTTAGAACCAGACTGCGCTTCCATCAAGACCCCAGCTTCTACTCGgcaaagcaag ACCCAGTGTCCCAGAACTCGTCCCTGTCCTACTCCCAGGACGTCCGTGGGACCCAGGTCCAGCGCTCCTTGGCCTCCTCTCCTGGGGCAGAGTGCTCACCCAGGCCCTCCGTCGTGGGCCGCACAGGCCAGAGGGCCAGCGGGGACGGCCAGGACGGCGATGCCGCCTCCAGCAG CGGCAGCTCccgtggagctggaggagggtccCAGGCCTTGAGGCAGACCCCCCACTCTCCTGCGGACGCTGCCCAGCTGGAGCTGCCTGACCTGGGGGCAGAGGACGTGTTGGagctgcagctgcagcagctcaGCTTGCCCCAGTTTGCAGTCACCACCATGGAGCATGCCATACCCCTGCTCAGGACAG ATGGGGTGCGTGTGTTCCAGCGTGTGTTGGAGCTGTTGTGTGAGACCTTAGTGCTGCTGGGGGACAGTGTGCTGCTGGGGGACAGTGTGCTGCtgggggacagtgtgtgtgagctggtcTGGGAAGACCACACCCTGCTGGGAAGGGAGCTG AAAGAGAAGCTGCAGAGCAGTGTTGCCGAGATGGGAGAGATCCTGAGATATCACCAGAGCTGTCCAGCCGATAGTCCTCCCGGCTGCCTGCTCCACCACCGGATGGCCTACGTAGGCACGGCCGTGTTCACCATCAGGCTCCTGCAGACCGTCCTGCCTCTGgaaaaa GCCAGTGAGAACCTCCCAGAGAGCACTGTGgccgtcctcctccctctctccctggacaGGCCCTTCAGCCTGGTGTTTCCCAGCATGCACGAGGCGGCCGTAGCGTACCTGGAGCAGGTGAATTCGGACGGCCACGCCCTCTACCGGAGGGTGACCCGTGCGGCTCTCTGGATGGAGTCCACCTGTGCCTTCCTCAAAGACACGCAGGCTGAG GGGGAGAAGAACTGTCCggagctgctggagctggcAGACCAGGCCGTAGACGGGCTTCCATTTCACCAGCACCTCCCCATCATCAAGGAGTGCATCAACATCTGCTCCAACCT GTGGAAGATTGAACAGGCCAGCCCTTTCCTAAAAACACACAGTCAGAAGGTGTTCCTCAAGCTTCTGTCCCACCCCCTTCTCCCGGTGAAGACTGAGACGTACTCCTGCACCCTGAGCGTGGTCAAG GATTGTCTGGGGGTTCAGAATAAGGCCAAGCCTGGGTCATCAGTCTGCACTGGGGTCTGCTTCCTGCTTCATGCAAGAGTCCTCTATGAGATCAGTGCCTTTGGCCTCCAGGACCCAgcggagaag GTGAATGCGGCTGCCAAGGATATCCTGCTGTTCCTGCTGAAAGGGAGATTGATGATGACAGCCTCCACCTGGGACAGATTCAACGAGGCACTTTACCCAGTCATCCCTATACTGCAG agttaTGCAGACACAGAGGATGCTCTGGGAAACTATGTGCTGCTGATAAGTGAAGTGTCAAAGCTGGGGAGAGATGACATGGTGCCAAACACCGCCAGGTTGAGAGCTGCTCTCCGGCTCCTCTTCACTAAACAGcagac AGTGAGAGTGAAAGCGGTGGAGCACCTGGTCTCCTACCTGGCCAGTGATCAGGCcctggccctctcctccctgccctccatcTTCTGCCTCAGCAGGACCCTGGATATCACCCTGGACAGCAGCGACAGGTCTTTCCTTAAG GTGGAGTCAGTGGAGAAGCTGTTTGCCATCTTGACCTCTGACACCGTAGCCTCCTCCCTGCGCAGGTCAGCTGCCGAGCAGCTGGCCGTCGTCCTGCAAG ACACAGCCATGCACCCTGTGCTGAAGAGTCTAGGAGTGGCCGACACAGTCACGGCCTTCATCACAGAGAGCGTCAGCGGGGACGTGAAG AGCCTAGGCAGCCTGCTggagccctgtgtgtgtatcctgagGAAGCTGGTGTTTGCAGACCCCTCCCTGAGGCACAGGCTGGCGGAGCACAACGGTCTGCTCCTCGCTCTGCTGAGGG CTACACTGCTCATTAAGGAGAATGGAGGAGATGTGCGCGAGTTGGCTACTTTAATGTGCTTGCTGCTCTTTGATGAGATAGCCACGGTAGACACATG gtgtGACAAAGCTGGCACGTCGTCCCTCtcgcccttctctctccctgtgtcagtACTACGCAG GTACAATCTCCCATTTAAATCAGCGTCCCATCATGCGGTCAGCCCCCACTGCTCAGTCCTGCCCCCCTCTGCCGACCTGctgtccctccccccagccaggcACGCCCTGCAGCTGGCCTGGAACTCTGCATGGCACTCGGGGATAGACGCCCTCCTGGAGGAACGCAGCAGCGCGGCCGA CTTCCACAGTGACCTCATCCTCTCAGAGGCACAGGTACTGTTGCTCCGGGCAACGCACCTCCCCAGCGGCCTGCGAGACTGCATCCAGGCCATCGTCATGGCGGCAGGACACAGGTCTGTGACCTCTGCTGTGTCCAGGCTCCTCCTCTACCGACTCACTGATAGGCTGGCcctcacacaggcccacacaggcTTCCGGAACACACTGCGTTCAGTCACCTGGCAACCGGCCATCGCAAG GTTTCTGCAGGTGCGGCCAGCTTGCATGGAGGACGAGAGGTTGCTGGTGGACATTGTAGCGTTTCTGAACGGCCACTTCGATCAGCCTTGTCCTGAGTCTGAAAGGGACGACCAGGATCTGCGCTGGATCATGGAGCTCCTCCTCAACCAG GAAACACACTCCCTGCTGGCCCCTTTGCTGGGCACGCAGCCCCACacgcagccccacacacagccccacacccaGCCCCACATGCAGGCTCAGACCCAGGCTCAGACCCAGGGGGAGCCTGAGGAGCTGAGGAACCTGCTTCACCAGAGACTCCAGAGAGAACTCACCTCCTTCTTTAACACACTGCTGCGCCGCCTCCAACGCACCACCGACAG GCTGTGTCTGACCATGGCGGGCCCGTTTGAGAGCCAGCTGGCCCTGCGTTTGCTCCAGAGCCTGCGCCTGTCAGACGCCCCACGCTTCTATGGCCTGCCCAGCCTGGAGAGGACTCTGCTGGGCATGGTCCACCTGACGGCCCGGCCTGGCTGGAGCTCCCAGTGCCAGTCACTGGAGCCCCACGCTCTCCGTCTCAAGTACCTCAGCGGCCTGCTagag GTCATCTCCTCCTTCTACGTGGAGTGGGGGGGCAACTCCATGTCCTTCATGGGGAAAGGGGTCACCAAGAATGCAATCATCTGCCTGCTGCATCTGTCCCATGAGATGATCGCAGAGGGcaaggacaaggacaaggacaag GACTTCATTTCCCAGTGGTCTTTGGGGCATGATACGGGTTCTGAGGAGCCCAGTGGGTCTCAGTTGGGTCTGGCTTGGCTCATTCCTTTGTGGGTAGACCGAGACCCAGAG gTGAGGTTTGCCAGCCTGGGGGTGGGCTCCTCCCTGTCCTGTTTGCCCAGTGGGTGCCATGCTTTGTGTGCCAGCTGCCACAACATCAGTGGGGGCCTGTGGGGCACCCTGCTCAACATCCTGCTGGACCGACAGGAGAGCAGCATGGTCCGCAGAGAG GCAGCATTTATCCTGCAAAATCTGTTGGTGATGCCCATGCCTGCCAACGCAGACGAGGCCAAAGACTCCCCCTGGCAG AACCCGTGTGTTCATGACGAGGCGTCTGGGGTGTCCTTGGTGGGCCTGCCTGCCCTTCAAGCCTTGCTCTACCACTGCCAGTTCTTCCAGCACATCTCCCTTATGGCCTCCACGTGCTACCGTGGACGCTACACCTTCCCCCTGcagccctccccccctgcccccgccccgaGCCCAGAGGACGGGCGCGAGGCGGAGGACTCTCTGAACCTGTGGAGGTCCTATGCTCCTGCTGCCCACAACCAAAGCAGGGCCTCTGGCTCCATGTCCACCTCCAGCACTTTG CTCCTACCTGGGGGGTCCAGACCTCTCTCCCctgcaggctcctccccctctgggaCTGCCCAGGACACACCTGCCAGCAGACTTATGGCTCAag GCCAGAGTGACACAGATACCAGCAACTCTGTCGTGTCCCAGGATTCCCGGCTAGGCGACCCCTCAGCCGAGGCCTGTGCCatcgtgacccctgacctcctgtCAGCACTGTGCAGCCTCCTACACAACCTGCTGGCCGTCCTTCCCGACTTCACCCTCGGAGCGCTGCAACACAGCCAGCTCCTCCAATCGCTGGCCAG TCTGGTGGACTGGAGGGCCATAGAGCGCTGTGTGTCTGAGCTGAGGacctcacccaccctccctgGAGTCAGAGAGGGCATCAGGAGTCAG gttctcACCCTGCTCCAGTACCTGTCCAGCTACTGCAAGCTGCTGCAGGCGTGTGTCGTGATCAGCAAGGAGCTGATTGGTCAGGCCGACTTCCTCAAACCCCTGCTGACCAATGTCTTTGCTGTCCTCACGCTCGATAACAAAGACTTAG ACGTGCCAGTCCAGGCTGCGGTGTGTGTATGCTGGACAGACCTGTTGACGCTCCTGGCTACCCTGGTTAGGAGGGACGGCTTCAAGgctcatccatctgtctgtgctgtgctgggACCAGGCTGGCAGGCCTTCTCAG ACacgttatctgtgtgtgtggatcactCGGAGCTCCCTCTCCACGCGGCGGCGcttgacttcctgtgtgtgctgctgtctgAGGAGGCTAATAGACGCTCCCTAAAGGTCGCGACCCCGCACCCTGTGACGCCCCTCTCAGAGGCACTGAGTGGCGCCCCCGGTGGCCAGATGTGTGAACTTCTCCTACAG AGCTTTGAGAAGAGGTCTTTCCAGGATCCGGTGAAGAAGATGACTGGCAGAGCCCTGGCAGCCCTGCTGGCCTGCAGCCCCACAGCTCAGGACCACGCGGCTAAGG ccGGCCTGATGGACACATGTGTGGAGCAGCTGAATCAGAGCCAGGCCCAGCTGCAGCTGGAGTCTGTGAGGCCGGGCAGAGCAGCTCccaggaggaag GAGGAGAGCTACATGAGGGAGGTTAAGATGGCCGCCGAAATCCTCAGGAATTGTCTTTACCACAACGACGAGTGCAAA gctGTGGCTACTGATGCTCGCCTTGCCGCCGTGCTGCAAGCTCTCTGGCCCTGGCTGCTGGGGGACGACGCTGTCATGGAGGCAGCGCTGGAACTGCTGTGTGTCTACACTGCCAGCTGCCCTGCAG catgcagtgctcTGTGCAGTACtggtggtgtgggtgtggctcCTGGCCCTAGAGGAGCTGGCTCCCTCATGCACTTGGTGATGAGGCTGGCCTCAGGGCTAGCCTCTGATCTCAGCCTGGTCCAGAGGCTGGCCTTCTCCTTGCTGGCCAACCTGGCTGTGTCTCGAGAATGCAGGGGCATTCTGCACAAG AGTCACTTCCTGCAGGGCTTCCTGGCTGTTCCAGTCCCCAAGGCGGGCGGAGGGAAGGCGGGGGGTCTGCTGGGGCTGTGGCTGCGCCTGCTGGTGTGTCTGACGCAGGGCGAGGACGGCCAGCTGAACGTCCTCAGGCTCAACGGAGCTCTGGAACTGCTGGTCGACGTCGCCGGGCAGCATCGCCACGGCAACAGGCCGCTGGCCGCCGACGCCGTCCTCATCCTCCACAACGTCTGTTTCAGCTCGGCCAACAAGCCCCGCCTCCTCGCCAACG ACAAGGCGATGAAGGTGTTGGTTTCCTGCCTGGACAGTAAAGACACAGATATCCAGTCCATGGGGGCCTCGGCCCTGTGGGCCCTCCTCCACAACAACCagaaa GCCAAAACCACTTTGAAGTGTCCTTCAGTCAGATTCCTGGTCGATGAGGCCTACGCTGCCACTAAGAAAG ATGCAGAGAAAAAGCAAGACTCAATGAATGCCTACTTACTGAAGTGCCTTGAAAGCTTGTCCCAGTTGTTGAATACCTGA